In Trifolium pratense cultivar HEN17-A07 linkage group LG7, ARS_RC_1.1, whole genome shotgun sequence, a genomic segment contains:
- the LOC123898635 gene encoding protein SENSITIVE TO PROTON RHIZOTOXICITY 2-like → MTTPPSFEIGNQGMQMFPMVIEDLMPLPNSMEGISGSPSNSLLFNLSILKEKFNQVQNLVGVILSPNQQDSSTNSMAISNMNSTIQEIIVTSTSIMFTCQQIALGNFPQGNNSTTCTNQEFQKQQSNNIQSSFGNNNTNIDLRGQSLLDSNNESQALDWFGERYKLEHDIDDQKFGHEISETNNSIKGSNEDILTKNNCDRGDTSLKFGPSNARTGVECGEDIVELDATDLLAKYTHYCQVCGKGFKRDANLRMHMRAHGDEYKSSAALSNPINKSNSDYLMSMKNKKYSCPQEGCRWNQKHAKFQPLKSLICAKNHYKRSHCPKMYVCKRCNLKQFSVLSDLRTHEKHCGDLRWQCSCGTTFSRKDKLIGHVGLFVGHHPVINGLSYSTHTN, encoded by the coding sequence ATGACCACACCTCCAAGCTTTGAAATTGGAAATCAAGGCATGCAAATGTTTCCTATGGTCATAGAAGATTTGATGCCATTACCAAATTCCATGGAAGGAATTTCAGGATCACCCTCTAATTCTCTCCTCTTCAATCTCTCTATTCTCAAAGAAAAATTCAATCAAGTGCAAAATCTTGTAGGTGTTATTCTCTCCCCAAATCAACAAGACTCATCAACTAATTCAATGGCTATATCCAACATGAATTCCACAATACAAGAAATCATAGTAACTTCCACATCAATCATGTTCACTTGCCAACAAATAGCTCTTGGTAATTTCCCTCAAGGTAATAATTCTACTACATGCACAAACCAAGAATTTCAAAAGCAACAATCTAATAATATTCAATCAAGTTTTGGCAACAATAATACAAACATAGATCTTAGAGGTCAAAGCTTATTAGATTCTAATAATGAGTCACAAGCATTGGATTGGTTTGGTGAAAGATATAAGCTAGAGCATGATATTGATGATCAAAAGTTTGGTCATGAAATTAGTGAAACCAATAATAGTATAAAAGGTTCTAATGAAGATATTTTAACGAAGAACAATTGTGATCGCGGTGATACAAGTCTAAAATTTGGGCCGTCTAATGCTCGGACTGGAGTAGAATGTGGCGAAGATATAGTTGAATTGGACGCGACGGATTTATTAGCTAAGTACACACATTATTGTCAAGTTTGTGGTAAAGGGTTTAAAAGGGATGCAAATTTAAGGATGCATATGAGAGCTCATGGTGATGAATACAAAAGTAGTGCAGCATTGAGCAATCCAATTAATAAGAGCAATAGTGATTATTTGATGAGtatgaaaaataagaaatattcATGTCCTCAAGAAGGGTGTAGATGGAATCAAAAACATGCCAAGTTTCAACCATTGAAATCATTGATTTGTGCTAAGAATCATTACAAGAGAAGTCATTGTCCTAAAATGTATGTGTGCAAGAGGTGTAATTTGAAGCAATTTTCAGTGCTTTCTGATTTGAGGACACATGAGAAACATTGTGGTGATCTTAGGTGGCAATGCTCATGTGGCACTACCTTTTCTAGGAAAGATAAGCTTATAGGGCATGTTGGTTTGTTTGTGGGACATCATCCAGTTATCAATGGTTTGTCATATAGTACTCACACAAATTAG
- the LOC123897287 gene encoding uncharacterized protein LOC123897287 — MEARNPSPSPVRVLIRPPPSSSASTTTTTGNPSSAPPPSSSDGVVVIGFIARRHDDSTHLLNRVIDSNVFASGNLDKPLLVDDEEAEEWFKRRRISYFRDRDKGILFLHFSSTRCCSVHDSFEPSPGFDSVVEEHEFGDLQGMLFMFSVCHVIIYIQEGSRFDTRVLKNFRVLQAAKHAMAPFVRSQGGAPGLPSRVHSSASLSSRAVSTGNNNSSPGRGGGNLNRNASMSGLDSSLGRGGGGGNLNRNASAVSLMSGLGSYTSLFPGQCIPVMLFVFVDDFSSLSNSSTNGEDSSDVSSLNQSSSSSSVGKTNFPATKGSGSVVVLARPASRSEGGLRKKLQSSLEAQIRFLIKKCRTLSGSEVTHPGVRTGGSSASAALFSLDASRAVVLLDRLSIQKGESLEFATGLVEDVLNGKATSDSLLLESHGQIASKEDLISVKEFIYRQSDILRGRGGLVNTNSSSGVGMAAVAAAAAAASVASGKTFTAPDLPSFETWLTSSLHILSRVLCAKGGCLDEFEINKRKPRPRNTVSPAAEESLKSTNPLDVAVSWLQCGRGLNTKFSTSWCQRAIPAAKEIYLKDLPACYPTSQHEAHLDKALHSFRSMVKGPAVQLFVKTLEEECSSIWKSGRQLCDAVSLTGKPCMHQRHDVEGSNSELGSLPKPHSSGYFFLHACACGRSRQLHPDPFDFESANAGCFSDCDKLLPAVKLPETEVEGPVQSSSWNLLRIGGSRYYESSKGLLQSGFYATEKYLLKWTIYLEKHRRLNGSTETTVKQSSVIRGPNVEHIAKKTGDRQPNPAVQNGVEDHRTSLDIIKADDKNISFGRGFPTFNMRKPFSEVVAGSAGVDSGFPPLQQRKLPTSGSEKGVKQSRPSNQNAERGNATIDHQTFQKSQDMLFTEGPLHGNGNDSCTDSDPFLRIGSNVVPVYLNGGEKSKPNSSLKHVIVYVGFEHECPRGHRFLLNANHLTELGSSYSSSEDSHLSSSMESAERNQESHTKVSKNASWSKVHRSSNEILSASNNKRDMGKSNEIIPNGHLNADGAEYTSIPLKEKNMTSVNILTKSPDLMKDSGGDLHANNMGGDELGFSMLNRNLPIYMICPHCRRSRNKKDTAEVKFASGISQLKRIFMVTPAFPVILATCPVVQFEASCLPPSVPDREQKLQFSLGCPVILPPDSFLTLRLPFVYGVHLEDGNKHPLNPFEQQPEMTAWITKGTILQMLSKGSSGEGYQTQ, encoded by the exons ATGGAAGCTCGAAACCCTTCTCCGTCACCGGTTCGAGTCCTCATTCGTCCACCACCGTCTTCCTCCGcttcaaccaccaccaccaccggcAATCCCTCATCGGCGCCACCTCCTTCTTCCTCCGACGGCGTGGTAGTAATCGGTTTCATAGCGCGACGACACGACGATTCAACTCACTTACTCAACCGAGTTATCGATTCTAATGTCTTCGCTTCTGGTAACCTCGATAAACCGTTACTcgttgatgatgaagaagctGAGGAATGGTTTAAGCGTAGAAGAATTAGTTACTTTCGTGACCGTGATAAGGGGATTTTGTTCCTTCATTTTTCTTCAACTCGTTGTTGTTCTGTTCATGATTCGTTTGAACCTTCGCCTGGATTTGATTCTGTTGTTGAAGAGCACGAGTTTGGTGATTTACAGGGAATGCTTTTCATGTTCTCT GTTTGTCATGTTATCATATATATTCAAGAGGGGTCACGGTTTGATACTAGGGTTTTAAAGAATTTTCGAGTGCTACAAGCGGCGAAACATGCTATGGCTCCGTTTGTTAGGTCGCAAGGTGGTGCGCCGGGCTTACCGTCTAGAGTGCATTCTTCGGCTTCATTGTCTTCTCGAGCTGTATCGACAGGAAATAATAATTCTTCTCCTGGTAGAGGTGGTGGTAACTTGAATCGCAACGCGTCTATGTCAGGTTTAGATTCTTCTCTGGGcagaggtggtggtggtggtaacTTGAACCGCAATGCGTCGGCTGTGTCTCTTATGTCAGGGTTAGGATCTTATACTTCTTTATTTCCTGGACAGTGTATACCTGTGATGCTGTTTGTGTTTGTGGATGACTTCTCCAGTTTATCAAATTCCAGTACAAATGGGGAGGACTCTTCGGATGTATCTTCGCTTAATCAGTCTTCTAGTTCGAGTAGTGTAGGGAAGACAAATTTTCCTGCTACTAAAGGTTCTGGTTCAGTCGTTGTGCTGGCACGCCCTGCAAGTCGATCTGAAGGTGGACTTAGGAAGAAACTACAGTCGTCTCTTGAAGCGCAAATTCGCTTTCTGATTAAGAAATGTAGAACATTATCAGGTTCCGAAGTTACTCACCCCGGTGTGAGGACTGGGGGTTCCTCAGCTTCTGCAGCTCTCTTTTCACTTGATGCATCAAGGGCAGTTGTTTTGTTAGACCGGCTTTCAATTCAAAAAGGTGAATCTCTGGAGTTTGCCACAGGACTTGTTGAAGATGTCTTGAACGGGAAAGCAACCTCAGATTCCCTTCTGCTGGAAAGCCATGGTCAAATAGCAAGCAAAGAGGATTTAATATCTGTTAAAGAGTTTATTTACAGGCAATCTGATATTTTGAGAGGGAGAGGGGGGCTAGTAAATACCAACAGTAGCTCTGGTGTCGGTATGGCTGCTGTGGCAGCAGCGGCGGCTGCTGCCTCAGTTGCATCTGGTAAAACATTTACtgctcctgatcttccaagtTTTGAAACTTGGTTAACTTCAAGTCTTCATATCTTGAGTAGAGTTCTCTGTGCAAAAGGGGGTTGCttggatgaatttgaaattaataaaagaaagccTCGTCCAAGGAACACTGTTTCACCTGCAGCGGAGGAATCATTGAAGTCTACAAATCCTTTAGACGTTGCTGTATCTTGGTTGCAATGTGGTAGAGGGTTGAACACTAAGTTTTCGACTTCCTGGTGCCAAAGAGCCATTCCAGCTGCAAAGGAGATATATTTGAAAGATTTGCCTGCTTGCTATCCTACATCACAACATGAAGCTCACTTAGATAAAGCTTTGCATTCATTTCGCTCAATGGTAAAAGGACCTGCTGTGCAACTTTTTGTAAAAACATTGGAAGAGGAATGTTCTTCCATTTGGAAATCAGGAAGGCAACTTTGTGATGCTGTTAGTTTGACGGGAAAACCATGCATGCACCAAAGGCATGATGTTGAGGGCAGTAATTCAGAATTGGGATCTTTGCCTAAGCCACATTCAAGTGGCTACTTTTTCCTGCATGCCTGTGCTTGTGGCCGTTCACGACAGTTACACCCAGATCCGTTTGATTTTGAATCAGCTAATGCTGGTTGCTTCTCTGACTGTGATAAGCTACTTCCTGCAGTCAAACTACCAGAAACTGAAGTTGAAGGACCTGTTCAATCTTCTTCCTGGAATTTGCTGCGTATTGGAGGTTCAAGATACTATGAATCTTCCAAAGGCTTACTTCAGAGTGGATTTTATGCTACTGAGAAATATCTTCTGAAGTGGACAATATACCTAGAGAAACATAGAAGGCTAAATGGTTCAACAGAGACTACAGTGAAACAAAGTTCTGTAATCAGGGGACCCAATGTTGAACATATTGCAAAGAAAACTGGTGATAGACAACCCAACCCTGCTGTGCAAAATGGAGTGGAAGACCATAGAACATCTTTGGATATTATTAAAGCTGATGACAAAAATATAAGTTTTGGTAGAGGTTTTCCTACTTTCAATATGAGAAAACCTTTTTCTGAGGTTGTTGCTGGATCAGCGGGTGTTGATTCAGGATTCCCTCCTCTTCAGCAAAGGAAATTGCCTACATCAGGTTCAGAGAAAGGTGTGAAGCAAAGCAGGCCAAGTAATCAGAATGCAGAAAGGGGTAATGCAACTATCGATCACCAAACATTTCAAAAATCTCAAGATATGTTGTTTACTGAGGGACCGCTTCATGGTAATGGAAATGATAGTTGCACAGACAGCGACCCTTTTTTGAGGATAGGTAGCAATGTAGTACCTGTATACTTGAATGGTGGTGAAAAGAGCAAACCAAATTCTTCTTTAAAACATGTAATAGTATATGTTGGATTTGAACATGAATGCCCCCGTGGCCATCGTTTCCTGTTAAATGCAAATCACCTCACTGAACTTGGATCTTCATACTCATCATCTGAAGATTCTCATTTATCTTCTTCTATGGAGTCTGCTGAAAGAAATCAGGAATCTCATACTAAAGTAAGCAAAAATGCTTCCTGGTCCAAAGTTCACCGAAGCTCAAATGAAATTCTTTCTGCATCCAATAATAAGAGAGATATGGGAAAATCAAATGAAATCATTCCTAATGGTCATCTGAATGCTGATGGAGCAGAATATACTTCTATTCCactgaaggaaaaaaatatgaCATCTGTGAATATATTGACAAAATCCCCCGATCTTATGAAAGATTCTGGAGGGGATCTTCATGCCAATAACATGGGTGGTGATGAACTTGGATTCTCCATGCTGAACCGAAATTTGCCTATCTACATGATCTGCCCTCACTGCAGGCGTTCTAGGAATAAGAAAGATACAGCAGAGGTTAAGTTTGCCAGTGGTATCTCACAGCTTAAAAGGATTTTTATG GTCACACCAGCATTTCCTGTAATACTAGCAACATGCCCTGTTGTGCAATTTGAG GCATCATGCCTGCCTCCGTCAGTTCCAGATCGTGAACAAAAATTGCAGTTTAGCCTTGGATGTCCAGTGATCTTGCCACCAGATAGTTTCCTTACCCTTAGATTACCATTTGTGTACGGTGTGCATCTTGAAGATGGAAACAAACATCCTCTTAATCCCTTTGAACAGCAGCCTGAAATGACTGCGTGGATTACCAAGGGCACCATACTGCAGATGTTGTCCAAAGGGAGCAGTGGTGAGGGATATCAAACACAGTGA
- the LOC123899929 gene encoding zinc finger protein ZAT5-like, which translates to MLSKMDMEGILSTKEHGNDASHLIKGKRTKRLRQLSPCTVATTTVTSSCSSATGGGGSFSSTTFDDTEQEEEADMANCLILLAQGRTGEGGGEEENQYRRAQSHHYDNKHQQQQMDGYNKIATTEKATKNGFESYECKTCNRFFHSFQALGGHRASHKKPKMKEEKQSSPSQPRQIATTTGEFEEENNKIHTKNITTINPLVPPVSLELRCGVNINFKPNKLNKIHECSICGAEFTSGQALGGHMRRHRASIDKSNNKNNNVVAFEGVHVKSRNILELDLNFPAPEEDISDSTFQFPAMVGCHY; encoded by the coding sequence ATGTTGTCTAAAATGGACATGGAAGGAATTCTAAGCACAAAGGAACATGGTAATGATGCAAGTCATCTCATCAAAGGGAAGCGAACAAAACGGTTGAGACAGTTGTCACCTTGCACCGTGGCAACTACCACGGTGACATCAAGCTGTTCAAGTGCCACTGGAGGTGGTGGATCTTTTTCATCCACCACCTTCGATGACACTGAACAAGAAGAGGAAGCGGATATGGCTAATTGTTTGATTCTCCTAGCCCAAGGAAGAACAGGAGAAGGAGGAGGAGAAGAAGAGAATCAATATCGACGTGCTCAGAGCCACCACTATGATAACAAACACCAACAGCAACAAATGGACGGTTATAACAAGATAGCAACAACtgaaaaagcaacaaaaaacgGTTTTGAAAGTTATGAGTGCAAAACTTGTAACcgtttttttcattcatttcaaGCGTTGGGTGGACATAGAGCAAGTCACAAGAAACCAAagatgaaagaagaaaaacaatctTCACCTTCGCAACCGCGACAAATCGCTACCACAACCGgtgaatttgaagaagaaaacaacaaaattcacaCCAAGAATATTACTACTATCAATcctcttgttcctccagtttcgctTGAATTAAGGTGTGGTGTTAATATTAATTTCAAGCCCAATAAGCTCAATAAGATTCATGAATGTTCGATTTGCGGCGCGGAATTCACCTCAGGTCAAGCATTGGGTGGTCACATGAGGAGACATAGAGCTTCTATTGATAAAagtaacaacaaaaacaacaacgtTGTAGCTTTTGAAGGTGTTCATGTTAAGTCTAGAAATATTCTAGAATTGGATCTTAATTTTCCGGCACCGGAGGAAGATATCTCGGATTCGACGTTTCAGTTTCCGGCGATGGTGGGGTGCCATTATTAG